The Coffea arabica cultivar ET-39 chromosome 3c, Coffea Arabica ET-39 HiFi, whole genome shotgun sequence genome contains a region encoding:
- the LOC113735495 gene encoding putative late blight resistance protein homolog R1A-4 has product MGIPGWDVIDFFLHKLPIGGAFVRESISDWKLLRLIWEATHKLMRDEHAERVLLNMGFKIEAAAQEIDRELILTDNNDNNKMKLSHSLVDDEILQDYYKKACNVIEEIGEAVEHLLVLSGRSSCQLQSPSDVSFWLKFLATLAGIVASMRWGEPVDALVAELRLIRNYMEDVFRDLDFPAAAAAGASGDDVNIINDFVTRVASVVVRIAIHAFKYQIYCRKTNDRIKEEERIKLMKPLVDLQHEIDPTNPRFMEFHLHFLVSLHKIGVKPDFCFRYCNYVAPRVRVGDLGGNYYLVIHELLKLLVFTKLEEKEDDQTMPIFFAEFHTVLMETGSLKLRRQNVEPRLSELRINVGLLQTELFLKGMLHRNIQGITFQIKDLLNRAKDDVYWMTKELIKCLEKHPHGKAEYEAEYGNKTAALIQQMDHKVASLHQLFEAKKITEPTVRNSILLLLLNIVAFKAEALFKKLSLENSRAANSMAYRKDQIALLARLNLFTLLCNQLKKETQDMDVIFPQTETFDAGMTGPIINMITPSSQLLDKQNHIRTELRELSPQFPFSDIPKTCMPGFMDFLVRNLKELLKYDPASIEQVRNYIKEIHVHFDSLGSFLMKVSESDIDGNPEVKVLGVRAANIAYKIEYVIDSIESDAQWQHIFLVYDLLEELRIVNKQASSIQLTTSDARVLSSKHIIQVPPNMISRAAINEMVVDLIDEEQYVIDQLIKGSLRRGIVSIIGMPGIGKTTLAWKVFNHPYVMDHFHCRAWCTVSQVYEKRELLLEILRGILGLTDEIRLMTNEDLQLKLHQCLLRNRFLIVMDDVWDAGVWNELRNSLPEDANGTRILITSRLRDVALQIEPDSDPHSLRLLSEDESWNLLVGKVFHGEGCPEELSLVGKEIAKKCKGLPLAVVAISGLLQRIEKSSESWGKIAKSLIAEVMEDPKARCMEILELSYKHLPRYLKPCFLYLGVFLEDKDIPISKLIRLWLAEGFIHDSELKSLECIAEGYLMELISRSLVEISKKKSNGEVKTCRLHDLLRDFCHLKAKEENFFKLITRSDEPYASFPSSDFVPSGLGTRSIIFFPSTDSEPRCPYDISFICRNFKLLRTLDFEMINIGITFPVKIGLLVHLRYLAVSGYMRSIPQSIANLRKLETFVVKGLRGQVVLPDNMWSMARLRHLHVNMHVVFKLGDKEFGGCCELGNLVSFSRLSLSCAEDTENIVKRLPNLRKLKCIFFHPRDSSKNCGQFPKLDSLAHLVSLNVFYFGRAITSEFVLPPNLRELTLSNFHLPWSHISTIGRLPNLEVLKLRLGAFEGLIWEMEEEQFKELKFLKLDDLNICRWNATCDHLPKLERLVLQNCKDLEEIPNDFADIGTLELIEVHWCRQSAEESAKRIREATGDIKVLISSSYSR; this is encoded by the exons ATGGGTATTCCCGGCTGGGATGTCATAGATTTTTTCTTGCATAAGTTACCGATTGGTGGTGCATTCGTACGTGAAAGCATCTCGGATTGGAAGCTTTTGAGGTTAATTTGGGAAGCAACTCACAAGCTGATGAGAGATGAACATGCAGAGCGGGTGCTGCTTAATATGGGATTCAAGATCGAAGCTGCAGCCCAGGAGATTGACCGGGAACTGATACTTACAGACAACAACGACAACAACAAGATGAAGCTGTCCCACTCCCTGGTGGACGACgaaattctccaagattattacAAGAAAGCCTGCAATGTGATCGAAGAGATCGGAGAAGCAGTTGAACACCTTTTGGTTTTATCCGGGAGGTCGTCGTGCCAACTGCAATCACCATCTGATGTTTCTTTTTGGTTAAAATTTTTAGCCACTCTAGCCGGGATTGTGGCGAGTATGCGGTGGGGCGAGCCAGTCGATGCCCTGGTGGCAGAGCTACGCTTGATCCGGAATTACATGGAAGATGTATTCAGGGATCTCGACTtcccagcagcagcagcagcaggagCAAGTGGTGATGATGTAAATATTATCAATGATTTCGTGACTCGTGTTGCATCTGTGGTGGTACGCATTGCAATCCACGCTTTTAAGTACCAGATTTACTGCAGAAAAACGAACGACCGAATCAAAGAGGAAGAAAGGATTAAGCTAATGAAACCTCTAGTGGATTTGCAACATGAGATCGATCCTACTAATCCCAGATTCATGGAGTTCCATCTCCATTTCCTTGTATCTCTCCATAAAATTGGAGTTAAGCCCGATTTTTGCTTTCGTTATTGCAATTACGTTGCCCCTAGAGTGAGGGTCGGAGATCTTGGAGGCAACTATTATCTAGTGATCCATGAGCTGTTAAAGCTTTTAGTCTTCACCAAACTGGAGGAGAAGGAGGACGATCAGACGATGCCAATTTTCTTTGCAGAATTTCATACGGTGCTCATGGAGACGGGATCTCTCAAACTGAGGCGGCAAAATGTTGAGCCTAGACTTTCCGAGCTGCGAATAAATGTTGGTCTTCTCCAGACGGAGCTTTTCCTCAAGGGGATGCTTCACCGTAACATTCAAGGGATCACTTTCCAAATTAAAGATCTACTCAATCGTGCTAAAGATGATGTTTATTGGATGACAAAAGAATTGATAAAATGTTTGGAAAAACATCCGCATGGAAAGGCAGAATATGAGGCAGAATATGGGAATAAGACTGCGGCTCTCATTCAACAAATGGACCACAAGGTAGCATCTCTCCATCAGTTATTTGAGGCCAAGAAGATAACAGAACCCACGGTGAGGAACTCAATTCTCCTATTGCTTCTTAACATTGTTGCTTTCAAAGCAGAAGCATTATTTAAGAAGTTATCACTTGAGAATAGTAGGGCAGCAAATTCCATGGCTTATCGAAAAGATCAAATTGCACTACTCGCGCGGCTTAATCTTTTCACACTTCTCTGCAACCAGCTAAAGAAGGAGACACAGGACATGGACGTGATCTTCCCACAAACTGAAACTTTTGATGCAGGGATGACAGGACCCATCATCAATATGATCACGCCATCTTCACAGCTGCTAGACAAGCAGAATCATATCAGGACTGAGCTTAGAGAGCTAAGTCCCCAATTTCCATTTTCTGATATTCCCAAGACTTGCATGCCAGGGTTCATGGATTTCCTCGTCAGAAACCTAAAGGAGCTGCTGAAATATGATCCTGCATCAATTGAACAAGTCAGGAATTACATAAAAGAGATTCATGTACATTTCGACTCATTGGGTTCCTTTCTCATGAAAGTTTCGGAGTCGGATATTGATGGCAATCCAGAAGTGAAGGTCCTTGGTGTTCGTGCTGCCAATATAGCTTATAAAATTGAGTATGTTATTGACTCAATTGAGAGTGATGCTCAATGGCAGCACATCTTTTTGGTTTATGATCTGCTAGAGGAGTTAAGGATTGTTAATAAGCAAGCCTCTAGTATTCAGTTGACAACCTCAGATGCCAGAGTCCTAAGTAGCAAACACATCATCCAGGTTCCACCCAACATGATATCACGGGCAGCAATCAATGAAATGGTGGTCGACCTCATAGATGAAGAACAATATGTGATTGATCAACTCATCAAAGGATCCCTACGGCGTGGCATTGTTTCCATTATTGGAATGCCTGGTATTGGCAAGACAACTCTGGCTTGGAAAGTGTTTAACCATCCATATGTTATGGATCACTTTCATTGTCGTGCATGGTGTACTGTTTCACAAGTATATGAGAAAAGAGAACTGTTGCTGGAGATTTTACGTGGCATTCTCGGGCTTACGGATGAAATTCGTCTAATGACTAACGAAGATCTCCAATTAAAATTGCATCAGTGCTTACTAAGAAACAGGTTTCTCATTGTTATGGATGACGTGTGGGATGCTGGAGTTTGGAATGAGTTAAGAAATTCACTCCCAGAGGACGCTAATGGAACCAGAATTTTGATTACGAGTCGCCTTCGTGATGTGGCCTTACAAATTGAACCAGATAGTGATCCTCATTCTCTACGCTTACTTTCTGAAGATGAAAGTTGGAACTTGTTAGTAGGGAAAGTATTCCATGGTGAAGGCTGTCCTGAAGAATTGTCGCTAGTTGGTAAGGAAATTGCCAAAAAGTGTAAAGGATTGCCTCTTGCTGTTGTTGCAATATCTGGTCTCCTCCAAAGGATAGAAAAGAGCTCAGAATCGTGGGGCAAAATTGCAAAAAGCTTGATTGCTGAAGTTATGGAAGATCCAAAAGCTCGGTGCATGGAAATCTTAGAATTGAGTTACAAACACTTACCAAGATATCTAAAACCGTGCTTTCTTTATTTGGGAGTTTTCCTTGAAGACAAGGATATTCCAATTAGCAAGTTGATACGGCTTTGGCTTGCTGAAGGATTCATCCATGACTCTGAGTTGAAGAGCTTGGAATGTATTGCTGAAGGTTACTTGATGGAGTTGATTAGCAGAAGCCTGGTGGaaatctccaaaaaaaaatccaatggAGAGGTGAAAACTTGCCGCTTGCATGATCTGTTACGTGATTTTTGTCATTTAAAAGCCAAAGAAGAGAACTTTTTCAAGTTAATAACCAGGTCTGATGAGCCATATGCTTCTTTTCCCAGCTCAGATTTTG TACCTTCCGGGCTGGGCACCCGTTCTATAATATTCTTTCCCTCAACTGATTCAGAGCCTAGATGTCCTTACGACATCTCATTCATTTGTCGCAACTTCAAACTTCTGCGCACGTTGGATTTTGAAATGATCAACATTGGTATTACCTTTCCTGTTAAAATAGGACTATTGGTTCATTTGAGGTATTTGGCGGTTAGTGGGTATATGCGTTCTATTCCACAATCCATAGCCAATCTCcgaaaattggaaacttttgtTGTGAAGGGGTTACGTGGCCAGGTTGTCTTACCAGACAATATGTGGAGCATGGCAAGGTTGAGGCATCTCCATGTGAACATGCATGTTGTTTTCAAGTTGGGTGATAAAGAGTTTGGCGGCTGCTGTGAGTTGGGAAATTTGGTTAGCTTTTCCCGTCTCTCTCTTTCTTGTGCTGAAGATACAGAGAACATAGTGAAGAGGTTGCCAAATCTTCGTAAACTGAAATGCATATTCTTTCACCCACGGGATTCTTCCAAGAATTGTGGACAGTTTCCAAAACTGGATTCTCTTGCTCATTTGGTGTCGCTCAATGTATTTTACTTTGGGAGAGCCATCACAAGTGAATTCGTTCTCCCACCAAATCTGAGGGAATTGACTCTTTCAAACTTTCACCTACCATGGAGCCACATCTCAACAATTGGGAGACTACCCAACCTGGAAGTCCTCAAGTTACGTCTTGGTGCCTTTGAGGGGCTGATATGGGAAATGGAGGAAGAACAGTTCAAGGAACTTAAATTCTTGAAGTTAGACGATCTGAACATTTGTCGATGGAATGCTACTTGTGATCACCTTCCCAAACTTGAACGGCTTGTCTTGCAAAATTGCAAAGACCTCGAGGAAATCCCGAATGATTTTGCAGACATAGGCACACTGGAATTGATTGAAGTGCACTGGTGCAGACAATCTGCAGAAGAGTCTGCAAAAAGAATCAGGGAAGCAACTGGGGACATCAAGGTGCTTATTAGTAGTTCATATTCGAGATGA